In one window of Nocardia brasiliensis DNA:
- a CDS encoding GNAT family N-acetyltransferase — translation MTTRLEHNVADTRFEIYLDDTLAGYADYAERDDPKTREFHHTMTFPEFRGRGVAAQVVEFALKDSRANGYAVVPTCWYVEKYIAEHREYADLVG, via the coding sequence ATGACCACAAGGCTCGAGCACAATGTCGCCGACACCCGTTTCGAGATATATCTCGACGACACTCTCGCCGGCTACGCCGATTACGCCGAGCGCGACGATCCGAAGACCCGTGAGTTCCACCACACCATGACCTTCCCCGAATTCCGTGGCCGCGGCGTCGCCGCCCAGGTGGTCGAATTCGCGCTGAAGGACTCGCGCGCCAACGGCTACGCCGTCGTCCCCACCTGCTGGTACGTCGAGAAGTACATCGCCGAGCACCGCGAATACGCCGACCTCGTCGGCTGA